A part of Maniola hyperantus chromosome 14, iAphHyp1.2, whole genome shotgun sequence genomic DNA contains:
- the LOC117988364 gene encoding LOW QUALITY PROTEIN: beta-1,3-glucan-binding protein-like (The sequence of the model RefSeq protein was modified relative to this genomic sequence to represent the inferred CDS: deleted 2 bases in 1 codon) has translation MLGKIHLIFAALLSLCFIKVSAYKVPPVKFEAVYPTGYFRLSMRDDGYSLLQFHANINKKLGVLEPGQILQSLHKPENGAPWTFHGYGLKLKLGDRLYYWIVVMKNDLTYRQEGEWTVTEFVSEDGTRVDPASVPEPDPEPASTYTYQSQPCRKSETEVLGLSSVCQGALIFSEDFSKPKLDDLNQWDAEYKFPRGPDYPFNAYVKDTIAVENGNLKIKPELTESRFGEAYIGGEWDLTSSCTGQVGTQECYLQASGANILPPVVSGKITTRNRFSFKYGRIDVRAKLPTGNWLIPEINLEPRDANYGKQRYESGLIRVAFARGNPLFSNKLYGGPILSDTEPYRSYHLKENRSNDNWNKDFHDFTMIWRPTNIEVYVDSVRYGTVNPGEGFYYTAKQYDVPYASNWLKGSHIAPFDQLFYISLGVRAGGINDFADNPDKPWTNGASKALYRFYQAQDSWYRTWTSPELLVDSVEVYAL, from the exons ATGACGGGTACTCCCTCCTACAGTTCCATGCCAACATTAACAAGAAATTAGGAGTACTAGAACCCGGCCAGATCCTGCAATCGCTACACAAGCCAGAGAATGGGGCCCCATGGACCTTCCATGGATATGGTCTTAAACTTAAACTCGGCGATAGATTATACTACTGGATAGTTGTTATGAAAAATGATCTGACTTATAGACAGGAGGGGGAATGGACTGTTACTG AGTTCGTCAGCGAAGATGGAACACGAGTGGATCCAGCGAGTGTCCCTGAACCTGACCCCGAACCGGCATCGACTTATACATATCAGTCCCAACCCTGCCGAAAGTCGGAGACAGAAGTCCTCGGTCTCAGCTCGGTGTGCCAAGGTGCCCTCATCTTTAGCGAGGACTTCAGCAAACCAAAATTGGATGATTTGAACCAGTGGGATGCTGAGTACAAGTTTCCTCGAGGGCCA GATTACCCATTCAACGCATATGTGAAGGACACAATCGCAGTGGAGAATGGTAACCTAAAGATAAAACCCGAGCTAACTGAGTCGCGGTTCGGAGAAGCTTATATAGGTGGCGAATGGGACTTGACCAGctc GTGCACAGGCCAGGTGGGTACACAGGAGTGCTACTTACAGGCGTCTGGCGCCAACATCCTGCCGCCAGTC GTCAGTGGCAAGATCACTACGCGCAATCGCTTCAGCTTCAAGTACGGCAGGATCGACGTGAGAGCTAAGCTGCCTACTGGAAACTGGCTTATACCAG AAATCAACCTCGAACCCCGCGACGCCAACTACGGCAAACAACGCTATGAGTCAGGCCTCATCCGTGTAGCCTTTGCGAGAGGAAACCCGCTCTTTAGCAACAAGCTATATGGTGGGCCAATCCTGTCCGATACCGAGCCTTACAGATCCTACCATCTTAAAGAAAACCGCAGTAACGATAACTGGAATAAGGACTTCCATGACTTCACTATGATTTGGAGACCAA CCAACATCGAAGTCTACGTGGATTCAGTGCGCTACGGCACTGTGAACCCCGGGGAAGGTTTCTACTATACGGCCAAGCAGTATGATGTACCCTACGCTTCTAACTGGTTGAAAGGATCCCACATTGCGCCCTTTGACCAACTG TTCTACATCTCGCTCGGCGTGCGCGCGGGTGGCATCAACGACTTCGCAGACAACCCTGACAAGCCCTGGACTAACGGCGCCAGCAAGGCCCTGTACAGATTCTACCAGGCTCAGGACTCCTGGTACCGGACCTGGACTTCACCAGAGCTGCTTGTTGACTCCGTCGAAGTTTATGCATTGTGA